In Nicotiana tabacum cultivar K326 chromosome 11, ASM71507v2, whole genome shotgun sequence, a single window of DNA contains:
- the LOC107816437 gene encoding pentatricopeptide repeat-containing protein At1g33350-like — translation MLLGQNLYQDILVILDKCKSLALLKQLQGHLITTGHGQTQLYAFKLVRFCTITLSNLHYARLIFKYLNFPNVYLYTAMITAYTSVQDHTSSLLLYRGMVRNGLSRPNHFVFPIILKSFPEVIKSYGIEMAHTHIDKMGFGKCPVVQTALLDAYSRSSSDIKVARQLFDEITDRNVVSWTAMISGYTRVGQMGDAILLFEETPQCVRDTPSWNSIIAGCTQNGLFSEAISFLRRMIVEEGMVQWNKPNDVTFACVLAACGHTGMLQLGKCIHGYVYRNSVHLNSLTLNALIDMYGKCGSLREARYLFDKANRGSLTCCNSMINCLALQGHWEGAIGVFKDMLQHGDDLKPDSVTFIGLLNACTHGGLVQEGLSYYDLMTRIYGITPEIEHYGCLVDLLGRAGRFEEIMEIVRNMHITPDAVIWGTLLNGCKIHGRIDLAEYALKNLISIDPNNGSYYSMLANLYGELGKWEEVRKIRKILNQQNAYKARGCSWIELDSQVHQFYSVDKSHPRMEEIYSVLEYLVDAH, via the coding sequence ATGCTACTCGGACAAAATCTATATCAAGACATCCTAGTTATTCTAGATAAATGCAAGAGTCTTGCTCTACTCAAGCAATTGCAAGGCCATCTCATTACCACTGGTCATGGCCAAACGCAGCTTTATGCGTTCAAGCTTGTTCGTTTCTGCACCATCACTCTCTCAAACCTCCATTATGCTCGCTTAATCTTCAAATACCTTAATTTTCCCAATGTTTACCTTTATACTGCGATGATTACTGCATACACTTCCGTTCAAGATCATACATCATCTCTTTTGTTATACCGTGGAATGGTTCGTAATGGCTTGTCAAGGCCTAACCATTTTGTATTCCCTATAATCTTAAAGTCTTTCCCTGAAGTTATAAAGTCTTATGGGATTGAAATGGCGCATACCCATATTGACAAAATGGGTTTTGGAAAATGCCCTGTTGTTCAGACAGCTCTATTGGATGCTTATTCAAGGTCTTCGTCTGATATTAAAGTTGCACGGCAACTGTTTGATGAAATTACTGACAGGAATGTGGTTTCATGGACTGCGATGATATCAGGATATACTAGAGTTGGGCAAATGGGGGATGCTATTTTGCTTTTTGAAGAAACTCCTCAGTGTGTAAGAGACACTCCCTCGTGGAATTCCATAATTGCGGGGTGTACACAAAATGGGCTGTTTTCTGAGGCCATTTCATTTTTAAGAAGAATGATAGTTGAGGAAGGTATGGTTCAATGGAATAAGCCTAATGATGTTACATTTGCGTGTGTACTTGCTGCTTGTGGGCATACCGGAATGCTTCAGCTCGGAAAATGCATTCATGGGTATGTGTATCGGAATAGTGTTCATTTGAATTCACTTACTTTGAATGCTCTCATTGATATGTATGGTAAATGCGGGAGCTTGAGAGAAGCAAGATATCTTTTTGATAAGGCTAATAGGGGGAGTTTGACATGTTGTAATTCTATGATCAATTGTTTGGCCCTTCAAGGTCATTGGGAAGGTGCTATTGGAGTTTTTAAAGATATGTTGCAACATGGCGATGATTTAAAACCTGATTCAGTGACTTTTATTGGCTTGTTGAATGCTTGTACTCATGGAGGGTTGGTTCAAGAGGGGCTTAGTTATTATGACTTAATGACTAGGATATACGGAATTACTCCTGAAATTGAGCATTATGGGTGTTTAGTTGATCTTCTTGGTCGAGCAGGTCGGTTTGAGGAAATTATGGAAATTGTTAGAAATATGCACATAACTCCAGATGCTGTTATATGGGGTACCTTGCTTAACGGCTGCAAAATTCATGGGCGTATTGACTTGGCTGAATATGCACTGAAAAACTTGATTAGTATTGATCCAAATAATGGTAGTTATTACTCTATGCTGGCTAATTTATATGGGGAGTTGGGGAAGTGGGAAGAGGTTCGAAAAATAAGGAAGATCCTAAATCAGCAGAATGCTTATAAAGCTCGTGGTTGCAGTTGGATTGAGCTTGATAGCCAAGTTCATCAATTCTATTCAGTAGACAAATCTCACCCTAGAATGGAAGAGATATACTCAGTTTTGGAATATTTGGTTGATGCGCATTAG